The following are encoded in a window of Kitasatospora sp. NBC_01250 genomic DNA:
- a CDS encoding type II toxin-antitoxin system Phd/YefM family antitoxin: MSEPVVESMAEVRSHLADVIDRASREDTPTIITRRGKQEAVVLDIREYQRLRELAERAEDAWLGRLADEAEVEGREGSVSLEEMAALLRAHHA, encoded by the coding sequence ATGAGTGAGCCCGTGGTCGAGTCGATGGCCGAGGTGCGCAGTCATCTCGCGGACGTCATCGACCGCGCCAGTCGCGAGGACACCCCGACGATCATCACCCGGCGCGGCAAGCAGGAAGCCGTGGTGCTCGACATAAGGGAGTACCAGCGGCTGCGCGAGCTCGCCGAGCGGGCGGAGGACGCCTGGCTCGGGCGGTTGGCCGACGAAGCCGAAGTCGAGGGCAGGGAGGGGTCCGTCTCGCTCGAGGAGATGGCTGCTCTGCTCCGCGCCCACCACGCCTGA
- a CDS encoding ABC transporter permease, translating to MSTTTQPAQRGFLQRIDRERLALAIAAPLLAIVIAVLLCSALLAVAGYDPTQAFNIMGKFAVASDGQVAILNKATTYYLAGCAVAFGFRMNLFNIGADGQYQLSALFVAYVGGTVNLPSFIEIPLLLIVAMLVGGAWAGVAGVLKVTRGVNEVIATIMLNAITTAIIGMLLVPGIFVPGNGGGTSNTVQTKQMVASSNFFTINTQGGSLYGFIIVAALVGVVFQLVLTRTRFGFDLRATGRSESAAAASGVNVKRMVLTSMCVSGALAGLIGMPDLLTNSHYFGQNFQAGIGFTGIAIALLGRNSPLGIGFAALLWAFLDASAPTLSVSNFPPEIINVMEGTIVICVVVAYELVRRFGLKRQQQRVGAQLAAAAVSVKKEVAA from the coding sequence ATGAGCACGACCACTCAACCCGCCCAGCGGGGTTTCCTGCAGCGGATCGACCGCGAGCGGCTGGCACTGGCCATCGCGGCCCCGCTGCTGGCCATCGTCATCGCCGTGCTGCTCTGCTCGGCGCTGCTGGCCGTTGCGGGCTACGACCCGACCCAGGCCTTCAACATCATGGGCAAGTTCGCCGTCGCCTCCGACGGGCAGGTGGCGATCCTGAACAAGGCGACCACCTACTACCTCGCCGGTTGCGCGGTGGCCTTCGGCTTCCGGATGAACCTGTTCAACATCGGTGCGGACGGCCAGTACCAGCTGTCGGCGCTCTTCGTCGCCTACGTCGGCGGCACGGTGAACCTGCCTTCGTTCATCGAGATCCCGCTGCTGCTGATCGTCGCGATGCTGGTCGGCGGTGCCTGGGCGGGCGTCGCGGGTGTCCTCAAGGTCACCCGCGGGGTCAACGAGGTCATCGCGACCATCATGCTGAACGCGATCACCACCGCGATCATCGGCATGCTGCTGGTCCCCGGCATCTTCGTGCCGGGCAACGGCGGCGGCACCAGCAACACGGTGCAGACCAAGCAGATGGTGGCCTCCAGCAACTTCTTCACCATCAACACCCAGGGCGGCTCGCTCTACGGCTTCATCATCGTCGCGGCCCTGGTCGGCGTGGTGTTCCAGCTGGTGCTCACCCGGACCCGGTTCGGCTTCGACCTGCGGGCCACCGGCCGCTCCGAGTCGGCCGCGGCCGCCAGCGGTGTCAACGTCAAGCGCATGGTGCTGACCAGCATGTGCGTCTCGGGTGCGCTGGCCGGTCTGATCGGCATGCCCGACCTGCTGACCAACTCGCACTACTTCGGCCAGAACTTCCAGGCGGGCATCGGCTTCACCGGTATCGCGATCGCGCTGCTGGGCCGCAACAGCCCGCTCGGGATCGGCTTCGCGGCGCTGCTCTGGGCCTTCCTGGACGCGAGCGCGCCCACCCTGTCGGTGTCGAACTTCCCGCCGGAGATCATCAACGTCATGGAAGGCACCATCGTCATCTGCGTGGTGGTCGCCTACGAGCTGGTCCGCCGGTTCGGTCTCAAGCGTCAGCAGCAGCGGGTCGGCGCCCAGCTCGCCGCCGCCGCCGTGTCCGTCAAGAAGGAGGTGGCGGCATGA
- a CDS encoding cytidine deaminase: MIDWQALRAAARDAMSRAYAPYSKYPVGAAALVDDGRVVTGCNVENASYGLGLCAECGLVSALVAGGGGRLVAFSCVDGAGQALMPCGRCRQLLWEHGGAELLVDLPSGIKPMTEVLPDAFGPERL; this comes from the coding sequence GTGATCGACTGGCAGGCGCTGCGCGCGGCGGCCCGGGACGCGATGTCCCGAGCGTACGCCCCGTACAGCAAGTACCCGGTCGGTGCGGCCGCGCTCGTCGACGACGGGCGGGTGGTGACCGGCTGCAACGTGGAGAACGCCTCGTACGGCCTGGGCCTGTGCGCCGAGTGCGGCCTGGTCTCGGCGCTGGTCGCCGGCGGCGGTGGCCGACTGGTCGCGTTCTCCTGCGTGGACGGCGCCGGGCAGGCGCTGATGCCGTGCGGGCGCTGCCGCCAGCTGCTCTGGGAGCACGGCGGTGCCGAGCTCCTGGTGGACCTGCCCTCGGGGATCAAGCCGATGACCGAGGTGCTGCCGGACGCGTTCGGGCCCGAGCGGCTGTAA
- a CDS encoding thymidine phosphorylase has translation MDVISVITAKRDRRELTDDQIDWVIDAYTRGVVADEQMSALAMAILLNGMNLREIGRWTDAMIRSGVRMDFAGLGMPTADKHSTGGVGDKITLPLAPLVAACGAAVPQLSGRGLGHTGGTLDKLESIPGWRALLSNDEMMDVLRHSGAVICAAGDGLAPADKKLYALRDVTGTVEAIPLIASSIMSKKIAEGTGALVLDVKVGSGAFMKNLADAQELARTMVGLGRGAGVNTVALLTDMSTPLGLTAGNALEVRESVEVLAGGGPADVVELTIALAREMLAAAGVQGKDPADALKDGSAMDHWRRLISAQGGDVDAPLPVAREQHVIPAPASGVLTALDAYAVGVCAWRLGAGRARKEDPVQAGAGVEMHAKPGDTVTAGQPLLTLHTDTPERFDYAIEALTGGIDVAPHGTEYTRTPLVLDRIG, from the coding sequence ATGGACGTCATCTCCGTCATCACCGCCAAGCGCGACCGCCGCGAGCTGACCGATGATCAGATCGACTGGGTGATCGACGCCTACACCCGTGGTGTGGTGGCCGACGAGCAGATGTCCGCGCTGGCGATGGCCATCCTGCTGAACGGGATGAACCTGCGGGAGATCGGCCGCTGGACCGACGCGATGATCCGCTCCGGCGTCCGGATGGACTTCGCCGGCCTCGGCATGCCCACCGCCGACAAGCACTCCACCGGTGGTGTCGGCGACAAGATCACCCTCCCGCTGGCCCCGCTGGTCGCCGCCTGCGGCGCCGCCGTGCCGCAGCTGTCGGGCCGGGGCCTGGGCCACACCGGCGGCACCCTGGACAAGCTGGAGTCCATCCCCGGCTGGCGGGCGCTGCTCTCCAACGACGAGATGATGGACGTGCTGCGCCACTCGGGCGCGGTCATCTGCGCGGCCGGCGACGGCCTGGCCCCCGCCGACAAGAAGCTCTACGCGCTGCGCGACGTGACCGGCACCGTCGAGGCGATCCCGCTGATCGCCTCCTCGATCATGTCCAAGAAGATCGCCGAGGGCACCGGCGCCCTGGTGCTCGACGTCAAGGTCGGCTCCGGCGCCTTCATGAAGAACCTGGCCGACGCCCAGGAGCTGGCCCGCACCATGGTGGGCCTGGGCCGCGGCGCGGGCGTCAACACCGTCGCGCTGCTCACCGACATGTCCACCCCGCTCGGCCTGACCGCGGGCAACGCTCTGGAGGTGCGCGAGTCGGTCGAGGTGCTGGCCGGCGGCGGCCCGGCCGACGTCGTGGAGCTGACCATCGCCCTGGCCCGCGAGATGCTCGCCGCGGCCGGTGTGCAGGGCAAGGACCCGGCCGACGCGCTCAAGGACGGCTCGGCCATGGACCACTGGCGCCGCCTGATCAGCGCCCAGGGCGGCGACGTGGACGCCCCGCTCCCGGTCGCCCGCGAGCAGCACGTGATCCCGGCGCCGGCCAGCGGCGTGCTGACCGCGCTGGACGCCTACGCGGTGGGCGTCTGCGCCTGGCGCCTGGGCGCCGGCCGCGCGCGCAAGGAGGACCCGGTGCAGGCCGGCGCGGGCGTCGAGATGCACGCCAAGCCGGGCGACACGGTCACCGCCGGCCAGCCGCTGCTGACCCTGCACACGGACACCCCCGAGCGCTTCGACTACGCGATCGAGGCCCTGACCGGCGGCATCGACGTCGCCCCGCACGGCACCGAGTACACCCGCACGCCGCTGGTGCTGGACCGCATCGGCTGA
- a CDS encoding ABC transporter permease — translation MSTATASRPKPAVKAPGTSGGKKLSLPVILLLIAGALLLLAAVGAATGNHSLTSSGQVTGALGAAVPIGMAGLGGLWAERAGVVNIGLEGMLVAGTFAGAWVGYLVNPWVGLLAAIAAGALGGLLHAVITVGFGVDHIVSGVGINLLIPGICLYVNRIYYEDYRAAGAGASMSPPTPALPTITVPGLSPWLSTIEGHHWFFVSDVAGVLGGLVTNLSVVTLVAAALLVGSYFVLWRTTFGLRLRSCGENPTAAESLGVNVYKYKYIAVIASGGFAGLGGAYLSMVAASIYRDGQTGGRGYIGLAAMIFGNWLPGGLATGAGLFGFTDSLQLRDPDSVHVLILVIALVLALLALWQGYRRRFVPAVGSLVAAVAMGVWFGTTDAVPRPLIVATPYVITLVVLALSAQRLRPPKADGQIYRKGQGK, via the coding sequence ATGAGCACCGCGACCGCATCCCGTCCCAAGCCCGCCGTCAAGGCGCCGGGCACGAGCGGTGGCAAGAAGCTCTCGCTGCCGGTCATCCTGCTGCTGATAGCCGGCGCGCTGCTGCTGCTGGCCGCCGTCGGCGCCGCCACCGGCAACCACTCGCTGACCTCCTCCGGTCAGGTCACCGGCGCGCTCGGTGCGGCGGTGCCGATCGGCATGGCCGGTCTGGGCGGTCTGTGGGCCGAGCGGGCCGGCGTGGTCAACATCGGCCTCGAAGGCATGCTGGTGGCCGGCACCTTCGCCGGCGCCTGGGTCGGCTACCTGGTCAACCCGTGGGTCGGCCTGCTGGCCGCGATCGCGGCCGGTGCCCTCGGCGGTCTGCTGCACGCGGTGATCACGGTCGGCTTCGGGGTGGACCACATCGTCTCCGGTGTCGGTATCAACCTGCTGATCCCGGGCATCTGCCTGTACGTCAACCGGATCTACTACGAGGACTACCGCGCCGCGGGTGCCGGTGCCAGCATGTCGCCGCCCACCCCCGCGCTGCCGACCATCACGGTCCCCGGGCTCTCGCCCTGGCTGAGCACGATCGAGGGCCACCACTGGTTCTTCGTCTCCGACGTCGCCGGCGTGCTGGGCGGTCTGGTCACCAACCTCTCGGTGGTCACCCTGGTGGCGGCGGCCCTGCTGGTGGGCAGCTACTTCGTGCTCTGGCGGACCACCTTCGGCCTGCGCCTGCGCTCCTGCGGCGAGAACCCGACTGCGGCCGAGTCGCTGGGCGTGAACGTCTACAAGTACAAGTACATCGCGGTGATCGCCTCCGGCGGCTTCGCGGGCCTGGGCGGCGCCTACCTGTCGATGGTCGCGGCGAGCATCTACCGGGACGGCCAGACCGGCGGCCGCGGCTACATCGGTCTCGCCGCGATGATCTTCGGCAACTGGCTGCCGGGCGGCCTGGCCACCGGTGCGGGCCTGTTCGGCTTCACCGACAGCCTCCAGCTGCGCGACCCCGACTCGGTGCACGTGCTGATCCTGGTGATCGCCCTGGTGCTGGCGCTGCTGGCGCTCTGGCAGGGCTACCGGCGCAGGTTCGTCCCCGCGGTGGGCTCGCTGGTGGCGGCTGTCGCCATGGGCGTGTGGTTCGGCACCACCGACGCGGTGCCGCGTCCGCTGATCGTGGCCACGCCGTACGTGATTACCCTGGTGGTGCTGGCGCTGTCCGCTCAGCGTCTGCGTCCGCCGAAGGCCGACGGTCAGATCTACCGCAAGGGGCAGGGCAAGTGA